In Vicinamibacteria bacterium, a single window of DNA contains:
- a CDS encoding ATP-binding cassette domain-containing protein: MIELENVTKSFGQVRALRGVSFTAKNGEITGLLGPNGAGKTTALRILYTVIRQDAGTARVDGYDTLTSRLEVQRRIGVLPDAHGLYPRLTARENIRYFGALHRLHRAELESRIDELVDLLDMEDIVERRAEGFSTGQRVKVAIARALVQKPRNVLLDEPTSGLDVPSTRAMRDFIKRLRAEGVCVLLSSHIMQEVSALCDHIVVISKGKVVASGTALELRQSTGEANLEDAFVASIGSEEGLLR; the protein is encoded by the coding sequence ATGATCGAGCTCGAGAACGTCACCAAATCGTTCGGTCAGGTCCGGGCGCTGCGCGGGGTGAGCTTCACCGCGAAAAACGGAGAGATCACCGGGCTACTCGGCCCCAACGGGGCGGGCAAGACCACGGCTCTTCGAATCCTCTATACCGTCATCCGGCAGGACGCGGGAACGGCGCGCGTCGACGGCTATGACACGCTGACATCGCGCCTGGAGGTGCAACGACGAATCGGGGTTCTCCCCGATGCCCATGGGCTCTATCCACGCCTGACGGCTCGAGAGAACATCCGCTACTTTGGGGCCCTCCATCGACTGCACCGAGCAGAGCTGGAGAGTCGCATCGACGAGCTCGTCGATCTCCTGGACATGGAGGACATCGTCGAACGGAGGGCCGAGGGTTTCTCGACGGGCCAGCGGGTGAAGGTCGCCATCGCGCGAGCTCTCGTTCAGAAGCCGCGAAACGTGCTACTGGACGAGCCCACGAGCGGCCTCGATGTTCCATCGACGCGGGCGATGCGGGACTTCATCAAGCGGCTGCGTGCCGAGGGCGTCTGCGTGCTCTTGTCGAGCCACATCATGCAGGAAGTCTCGGCACTATGCGACCACATCGTGGTCATCTCGAAGGGAAAGGTCGTCGCCAGCGGGACAGCCCTGGAGCTCCGCCAATCGACCGGCGAAGCGAACCTCGAAGATGCGTTCGTGGCCTCGATTGGCTCGGAAGAAGGGCTCCTGCGTTGA
- a CDS encoding alpha/beta fold hydrolase, with amino-acid sequence MGPRLELTPCQLTSPGSPVSLAAECGKLTVPEDRGAANGRNIDLRVAVVRAVSRAPWPDPLFFLTGGPGQAATESFVTIQAAFRRVRRDRDIVLVDQRGTGGSNPLRCPAGDESDVWLLDDEDIEPWVERCLDSLEGDPRFYTTSIAMRDLDDVRRALGHERINLYGVSYGTRAALTYLRLYPDRVRSIVLDGVVPPTETLGIDVARDAERALDLMMGRCSADPSCAKAFPEIGKAVDDVMARLDTPVPISLRHPRTGEIVSVELDRRMAAYAIRLLSYSQETVATIPLLLTSARENDLAPLAAQFLMTVGGVSETMSDAMGISIVCTEDYPFFEDDLIAERSRDTYLGAIQTDALKLVCPSWPRGEVPQGFRAPVKSSVPVLLLSGEADPVTPPENAEIVHSQLDRSLHIVAPGQGHVVIHRGCISSLASNFIEKGTFDGIDTSCVDRIAPRAFFTSFAGPLP; translated from the coding sequence ATGGGGCCCCGTCTCGAGCTGACCCCGTGTCAACTGACGTCTCCGGGCTCGCCCGTCAGTCTCGCGGCGGAATGCGGAAAGCTGACCGTTCCCGAAGACCGGGGTGCCGCGAATGGACGCAACATCGATCTCCGTGTGGCCGTGGTTCGGGCGGTGAGTCGGGCGCCTTGGCCCGATCCGCTCTTCTTCCTCACCGGAGGCCCCGGGCAGGCGGCCACGGAAAGCTTCGTGACGATCCAGGCCGCGTTTCGGCGAGTTCGCCGGGACCGCGATATCGTCCTGGTGGATCAGCGCGGTACCGGAGGCTCGAACCCTTTGCGCTGTCCCGCGGGGGACGAGAGCGATGTGTGGTTGCTGGACGACGAGGACATCGAACCCTGGGTCGAAAGATGCCTCGACTCGCTCGAAGGAGACCCCCGGTTCTACACGACTTCGATCGCCATGAGAGATCTCGACGACGTGCGTCGAGCTCTGGGGCATGAGCGCATCAACCTCTACGGTGTCTCCTACGGTACGCGAGCCGCTTTGACCTATCTCCGACTCTATCCCGACCGGGTCCGCTCGATCGTACTCGATGGGGTCGTACCGCCCACCGAGACGCTCGGAATCGACGTCGCCCGGGATGCCGAGCGGGCACTCGACTTGATGATGGGCCGATGTTCCGCCGATCCGAGCTGCGCGAAGGCGTTTCCCGAAATCGGAAAAGCCGTCGATGACGTGATGGCGCGTCTCGACACTCCGGTCCCCATCTCCCTTCGTCACCCGAGAACGGGAGAGATCGTGAGCGTGGAGCTCGACCGGAGAATGGCAGCCTACGCGATACGGTTGCTGAGCTACAGTCAGGAGACCGTCGCGACGATTCCTCTCTTGCTCACTTCGGCTCGGGAGAACGACCTCGCACCGCTCGCCGCCCAGTTCCTCATGACCGTGGGCGGTGTGTCGGAGACGATGAGTGACGCCATGGGCATCTCGATCGTCTGTACCGAAGATTACCCCTTCTTCGAAGATGACCTCATCGCCGAACGATCTCGAGACACCTATCTCGGAGCGATCCAGACCGACGCCTTGAAGCTCGTGTGCCCCTCCTGGCCCCGAGGCGAAGTGCCCCAGGGCTTCCGAGCTCCGGTCAAGTCGTCGGTGCCCGTCCTTCTCCTCTCTGGCGAGGCCGATCCGGTGACGCCTCCCGAGAACGCGGAAATCGTCCACAGCCAGCTCGACCGGAGTCTGCACATCGTCGCCCCCGGCCAGGGACACGTCGTGATCCACCGCGGATGTATATCGAGCCTCGCTTCCAATTTCATCGAGAAAGGAACCTTCGACGGCATCGACACGAGCTGCGTCGATCGCATCGCACCTCGAGCCTTTTTTACCTCCTTTGCTGGACCGCTTCCCTAG